In Oryza brachyantha chromosome 1, ObraRS2, whole genome shotgun sequence, the following are encoded in one genomic region:
- the LOC102701305 gene encoding peroxidase 72-like — MATSMGCLLMLCLVSPILLASTVHGNPWYGLFPQFYDHSCPKAKEIVQSIVAQAVARETRMAASLVRLHFHDCFVKGCDASVLLDNSTTIISEKGSNPNMNSLRGFEVVDEIKAALEATCPGTVSCADILALAARDSTVLVGGPYWDVPLGRRDSLGASIQGSNNDIPAPNNTLPTIITKFKRQGLNIVDVVALSGSHTIGMSRCTSFRQRLYNQTGNGMADSTLDVSYAAQLRQGCPRSGGDNNLFPLDFVSPAKFDNFYFKNLLVGKGLLSSDEVLLTKSAETAALVKAYADDVNLFFQHFAQSMVNMGNISPLTGLQGEIRKNCRRLNNYH; from the exons ATGGCGACTTCCATGGGTTGCCTGTTGATGCTCTGCTTGGTTTCTCCCATCCTCCTCGCCAGCACTGTCCACGGAAACCCGTGGTATGGCTTGTTCCCACAGTTCTACGACCATTCGTGCCCCAAGGCGAAGGAGATCGTGCAGTCCATCGTAGCACAGGCCGTCGCCAGGGAGACCAGGATGGCAGCATCCTTGGTCAGGCTGCATTTTCATGACTGCTTTGTCAAG GGGTGTGACGCGTCTGTCCTCCTGGACAACAGCACCACCATCATCAGTGAGAAGGGGTCAAACCCCAACATGAACTCCCTCAGGGGTTTTGAGGTCGTCGACGAGATCAAGGCTGCCCTCGAAGCAACCTGCCCCGGCACCGTCTCCTGCGCTGACATCCTAGCCCTCGCCGCTCGCGACTCCACTGTCCTC GTTGGTGGCCCGTACTGGGATGTGCCACTTGGCCGTAGGGACTCGCTGGGTGCCAGCATCCAGGGCTCCAACAACGACATCCCAGCCCCCAACAACACCCTCCCTACCATCATCACCAAGTTCAAGCGTCAGGGCCTTAACATCGTCGATGTCGTCGCCCTCTCAG GTAGCCACACCATTGGTATGTCTCGGTGCACCAGCTTCAGGCAGAGGCTCTACAACCAGACCGGCAATGGCATGGCTGACAGCACACTGGATGTGTCCTACGCGGCACAGCTGAGGCAGGGATGCCCCCGCTCTGGCGGTGACAACAACCTCTTCCCACTAGACTTTGTCAGCCCAGCAAAGTTCGACAACTTCTACTTCAAGAACCTCCTGGTCGGCAAGGGCCTTCTCAGCTCTGATGAGGTCCTGCTTACCAAGAGTGCTGAGACAGCGGCACTCGTGAAGGCATATGCTGATGATGTCAATCTCTTCTTCCAGCATTTCGCACAGTCCATGGTGAATATGGGCAACATCTCCCCTCTAACTGGATTACAGGGGGAGATCAGGAAGAACTGCAGGAGGCTCAACAACTACCACTAG
- the LOC102720567 gene encoding pentatricopeptide repeat-containing protein At5g57250, mitochondrial gives MLCARGNMETALMVFDVMTAAGCQVDDRVCSVIISGFSKVGKTGDGLEFYRKVMRKFSGFEPGLLTLTAVVKLLGREGRTSEVAQLVKEMERKGLVGDAVFYSSLVHGYMSGGLLMEGLREHRVMLNKGIAADVVSYTTVIDGLCREGRVEKVMGFLDEMNRRDAKPNLITYTSLVGGFCKRNRLEDAFSIVRKLEQTGVVVDEYVYSILIDNLCKEGYLDRAFSLLEEMDKKGISVGIVTYNAIINGLCKVGHIEKAVEISEGISADNFTYSTLLHGYIKGEDATGVMAIKDRLESSGITIDVVTCNVLIKALFMIKKVDDACSLFLKMPEMRLRPNIFTYHTVIDMMCKLGEIDRALQLFDDYIKDVLFSSTIVHNCLNEALCNGGKVNIAEQIFIDLIQRNLRPDPCIYKKLIHTHCKEGGENGVLNFILKMDELEIDFFSSVCNHASAFLSTRDCYRGALDVYKLLRMKSFTVTSKTCYRLLKCLLRNGQEQTIQPLLSQFIKICGLHEPRMINMLSCHISKNSVSEAIGFSSYMDNGSVPVSVLRGAVYALKREGRILDACNFLKDAEQNGYSVDLAMYSIVVEGLCKGGYLEKALDLCESMKKEGIHPNIIIHNSVLNGLCQQGCLTEAFRLFDYLESSKLLPTLITYSILIAALCREGFLDDAYEFFQKMSNKGIRPTTHVYNLLISGYCNYGLTDKALELVSHFGEILLLPDAFTLGAIINGLCLKGDIESALGFFNEYLHKEMVPDFVGFMSLVKGLYAKGRMEEARSILREMFQCKEVAQFIDSVGDEIQAESLVSLLFSACEQGRINEVVTVLNEVALMSVSSSDSSSCSTLTHLKKVEAPEACDQPMDSGQAVYLATYDVSSNCLHESSERTVQPMIDGAENLCTPSDDIDLYYGNLLRKSFHDDFDTYYPAIASLCSKGELLKAHKAIEAMIQNSS, from the coding sequence ATGCTGTGCGCCCGCGGGAACATGGAAACCGCGCTCATGGTGTTCGACGTAATGACTGCCGCGGGGTGTCAGGTGGACGATCGCGTTTGCAGCGTGATCATTTCTGGCTTCTCCAAGGTCGGAAAAACTGGAGACGGGCTGGAATTCTATAGGAAGGTGATGAGGAAGTTCAGTGGGTTTGAGCCAGGCTTGCTCACACTAACAGCTGTTGTCAAATTGCTTGGCCGTGAGGGGAGAACTAGTGAGGTGGCACAATTGGTAAAGGAGATGGAGCGGAAGGGGTTGGTTGGTGATGCTGTATTCTACAGCAGCTTGGTTCATGGATACATGAGTGGTGGATTACTGATGGAAGGACTCCGTGAGCATCGGGTGATGTTAAATAAGGGAATTGCAGCCGATGTGGTTAGTTACACTACTGTTATTGATGGACTTTGCAGAGAAGGTAGGGTGGAAAAAGTGATGGGGTTCTTGGACGAGATGAACCGAAGGGACGCTAAGCCGAATTTGATCACTTATACATCATTGGTTGGTggtttttgcaaaagaaacaGGTTGGAAGATGCTTTTTCTATAGTGAGGAAACTGGAACAAACGGGTGTTGTGGTGGATGAATATGTTTACTCAATTTTGATTGACAATTTGTGCAAAGAGGGATACTTGGATAGGGCTTTCAGTTTGCTTGAAGAGATGGATAAAAAGGGGATAAGTGTTGGAATTGTAACATACAATGCAATAATAAATGGTTTATGTAAGGTTGGTCACATTGAGAAGGCTGTTGAAATATCTGAAGGTATTTCTGCTGATAACTTCACATATAGCACGCTGTTACATGGTTACATTAAGGGAGAAGATGCAACTGGTGTCATGGCAATAAAAGATAGGCTTGAGAGTAGTGGGATTACAATTGATGTTGTCACATGCAATGTACTTATCAAAGCgttatttatgataaaaaaggTGGATGATGCCTGCAGCTTGTTTCTTAAAATGCCTGAGATGAGATTAAGGCCTAATATTTTCACCTATCATACAGTCATAGACATGATGTGTAAACTTGGAGAAATTGACAGGGCATTGCAGTTATTTGATGATTACATAAAAGATGTATTGTTCTCCAGTACAATAGTGCACAACTGCCTGAATGAAGCTTTGTGTAATGGAGGAAAGGTAAACATAGCTGAGCAGATTTTTATTGATCTTATCCAAAGAAATTTAAGGCCTGATCCCTGTATTTACAAGAAGTTGATCCATACCCACTGTAAAGAAGGTGGTGAGAATGGTGTACTGAATTTCATTCTTAAGATGGATGAATTAGAAATTGACTTCTTTTCATCTGTATGTAATCATGCTTCTGCTTTCTTAAGCACAAGGGATTGCTACCGAGGAGCATTGGATGTTTACAAGCTTCTAAGAATGAAATCATTTACCGTAACTAGCAAAACATGCTACAGGCTACTCAAGTGCTTGCTCCGAAATGGTCAAGAACAGACCATCCAGCCATTGTTAAGTCAGTTCATTAAAATTTGTGGGTTGCATGAACCGAGAATGATTAATATGCTCTCTTGCCACATCAGCAAGAACAGTGTTAGTGAAGCTATTGGGTTTTCCAGTTACATGGACAATGGCAGTGTTCCTGTCAGTGTTCTAAGGGGAGCTGTATATGCACTAAAGAGGGAAGGTCGAATTCTGGATGCATGCAACTTTTTGAAGGACGCTGAACAAAATGGTTATTCAGTGGATCTCGCCATGTACTCCATTGTTGTGGAAGGCCTTTGTAAAGGTGGTTATCTTGAGAAGGCATTAGACCTATGCGAAAGCATGAAAAAAGAAGGGATTCATCCAAACATTATCATCCATAACTCAGTTCTGAATGGTTTGTGCCAGCAAGGATGCCTTACTGAAGCATTCCGGCTCTTTGACTACTTAGAAAGCAGCAAACTGCTTCCAACGCTGATCACTTACTCTATACTTATAGCTGCTTTGTGCAGAGAAGgtttcttggatgatgcatatgagttttttcagaaaatgtCCAACAAGGGTATTAGACCCACCACACATGTCTACAACTTGCTAATAAGTGGTTACTGTAACTACGGGTTAACTGACAAAGCACTGGAGCTTGTGTCACATTTTGGGGAAATATTGCTACTCCCAGATGCTTTTACACTTGGTGCAATAATTAATGGACTCTGCCTGAAAGGTGACATTGAATCTGCACTAGGCTTCTTTAATGAATACCTTCATAAGGAGATGGTTCCAGATTTTGTTGGCTTCATGAGCCTGGTCAAAGGACTCTAtgcaaaaggaaggatggaagAAGCTAGGAGCATCTTGAGAGAGATGTTTCAGTGCAAAGAAGTTGCACAATTTATAGACAGTGTTGGGGATGAGATCCAAGCAGAATCTCTTGTTAGCCTTCTATTTTCTGCATGTGAGCAAGGGAGAATTAATGAGGTCGTGACTGTCCTAAATGAAGTGGCACTCATGTCCGTATCCTCTTCAGATTCTAGTAGTTGTAGCACGCTTACTCACCTAAAGAAGGTAGAGGCGCCTGAGGCTTGTGATCAACCCATGGATTCTGGACAAGCTGTATATTTAGCTACTTATGATGTTTCTAGCAATTGCCTTCATGAAAGTTCTGAACGTACAGTTCAACCCATGATAGATGGAGCTGAGAATTTATGCACACCAAGTGATGATATTGATCTTTACTATGGTAATTTGCTACGGAAGTCTTTCCATGATGACTTTGATACATATTATCCAGCAATTGCTTCACTTTGCTCAAAAGGGGAACTGCTTAAGGCCCACAAAGCAATTGAAGCAATGATCCAGAACTCTAGTTGA
- the LOC102720842 gene encoding mediator of RNA polymerase II transcription subunit 27: protein MQQAQASPVVAAPAAAAAAAGSQPHVGVAGDAPPKQVAQAMERLGRAGRLIADIRLGADRLLEALFVAGDAPPHSAPQHVEKTALAVAQEEAAMHRHFDDLRALGRQLEESGVLNGALKARGNSWGLHMPLVCPDGAVVAYAWKRQLAGQAGASAVDRTRLALKAFTDQKRRFFPHLDDEGLSHLHDGEAGIAKKPRLPASNGELEEKTLSEVLKNLENEVPNMKIFTYRRLDWSKRAASLASLMNDDFVDPTKELNLQNMSKSGSGHDTAIDQVAIIELLVPSIFRAIVSLHPAGSTDPDAVAFFSPTEGGSYLHARGLSVHHVFKHVTEHADKALQYFVSVEPSKALSLLLHWIASYQTLFTKVCSKCQRLLLMDKSLALLLPPVQRPYHQPSGVGSDPQDAYHIGCSSYDA from the exons atGCAGCAGGCGCAGGCGTCGCCGGTGGTGgccgctccggcggcggcggcggcggcggcggggagccaACCGCACGTGGGGGTGGCGGGCGACGCGCCGCCGAAGCAGGTAGCGCAGGCGATGGAGCGGCTGGGGCGGGCCGGGCGGCTCATCGCGGACATCCGGCTCGGCGCGGACCGGCTGCTCGAGGCGCtcttcgtcgccggcgacgcgccCCCGCACAGCGCCCCGCAGCACGTGGAGAAgaccgccctcgccgtcgcccagGAGGAGGCCGCCATGCACCGCCACTTCGACGACCTCCGCGCGCTCGGGAG GCAGTTGGAAGAGTCTGGAGTTCTAAATGGAGCCCTTAAAGCTAGAGGCAATTCATGGGGCTTGCATATGCCACTTGTTTGTCCAGATGGTGCTGTTGTAGCATATGCTTGGAAGCGTCAACTGGCAGGTCAAGCTGGTGCATCAGCTGTTGACAGAACTAG GTTAGCTCTCAAGGCCTTCACTGACCAGAAAAGAAGGTTCTTTCCTCATCTAGATGATGAAGGGCTTAGCCATCTACATGATGGTGAAGCTGGTATTGCTAAGAAGCCAAGGCTGCCTGCAAGCAATGGGGAGCTAGAAGAAAAAACTTTATCCGAGGTACTAaagaatctagaaaatgaaGTTCCCAACATGAAAATATTCACATACCGGCGTTTGGATTGGTCAAAAAGAGCTGCATCATTAGCATCTCTCATGAATGATGACTTTGTGGATCCAACTAAGGAACTGAACCTGCAAAACATGAGCAAATCAGGATCTGGTCATGATACTGCAATAGATCAGGTTGCAATAATCGAGCTGCTAGTTCCTTCTATATTTAGAGCTATAGTGTCACTGCATCCTGCAGGATCTACGGATCCTGATGCTGTGGCTTTCTTCTCTCCTACTGAG GGAGGAAGTTACCTGCATGCAAGAGGACTGTCAGTGCATCATGTTTTCAAGCATGTAACG GAGCATGCTGATAAAGCATTGCAATACTTTGTCAGTGTTGAACCCAGTAAAGCATTGTCTCTATTGCTG CACTGGATTGCCAGTTATCAGACTCTATTTACAAAAGTTTGCAG TAAATGCCAGCGGCTTCTGCTGATGGACAAGTCCTTGGCTTTGCTTTTACCCCCAGTCCAGCGCCCATACCACCAGCCTTCTGGTGTTGGTTCTGATCCTCAGGATGCCTATCACATTGGGTGTTCTTCCTATGATGCCTGA
- the LOC102701585 gene encoding cyclic dof factor 2-like translates to MCDKDPGIRLFGRVIPLAEAAAAAEAERAQDEDQHREIEETNDNEMKVDVPQEKEDDEMKVDAPEEKKDNEVTADAPQEEKDDEMGVDASQSTDSVEPVSTSTLDNSKEDQGQMNNVEGKAASDSKEENEKTANDESGQDKVLKKPDKILPCPRCNSMDTKFCYYNNYNVNQPRHFCKNCQRYWTAGGTMRNVPVGAGRRKSKSSSLHYRHLLMAPDCMMGSRVDISRSVNPEAFGSSHSTPIQPIGRNEAVLKFGPEVPLCESMASVLSIKEQNVTNTGAVPASENQEDNSCASSITSYNMLPENAVPVDKNGAPVYCNGVNSPMPQYYLGAPYMYPWGIGWNNLPMMVPAKGMSESASPSESCSTIPAPWMNSPLMPPSRLPAPAFPYPLVPPALWGCLSSWPATTWNIPWIRTNDCMSPSSSSNSSCSGNGSPLGKHSRDSHPLREEKEEKSLWIPKTLRIDDPDDAAKSSIWATLGIKPGDPGIFKPFQSKGESKVQTSDSRPARALQANPAAMSRSQSFQETS, encoded by the exons ATGTGCGACAAGGATCCGGGTATAAGGCTCTTCGGGCGGGTGATCCCGCTggctgaggcggcggcggcggcggaggctgagAGAGCGCAGGATGAG GATCAGCACAGGGAAATAGAAGAAACCAATGACAATGAAATGAAGGTCGATGTGCCACAGGAGAAAGAAGATGATGAAATGAAGGTCGATGCAccagaagagaaaaaggatAATGAAGTGACTGCTGATGCGCCACAAGAGGAGAAGGATGATGAAATGGGGGTTGATGCATCGCAGTCAACAGATAGTGTAGAGCCAGTCAGCACATCTACCTTGGACAATTCGAAAGAAGATCAGGGTCAGATGAATAATGTCGAAGGAAAAGCAGCATCAGACTCAAAGGAGGAAAATGAAAAGACAGCAAATGATGAATCAGGCCAGGACAAGGTACTTAAGAAGCCAGATAAGATCCTACCTTGCCCTAGGTGCAACAGTATGGACACAAAGTTTTGCTATTACAACAACTACAATGTTAACCAACCTAGGCACTTCTGTAAGAATTGCCAAAGGTATTGGACTGCCGGGGGAACCATGAGAAATGTACCTGTTGGTGCTGGGAGGCGCAAAAGTAAGAGTTCATCGTTGCACTACCGTCACTTACTCATGGCCCCTGATTGCATGATGGGGTCTAGAGTGGACATATCTAGGTCAGTGAACCCTGAAGCTTTTGGATCTTCGCATTCAACTCCTATACAGCCAATTGGCAGAAATGAAGCGGTTCTCAAATTTGGGCCTGAGGTACCACTTTGTGAATCAATGGCATCAGTGCTGAGCATTAAGGAGCAGAATGTTACCAACACTGGAGCAGTACCAGCGAGTGAAAATCAGGAAGATAACTCTTGTGCTTCTTCCATCACATCATACAACATGTTACCTGAAAATGCAGTACCTGTCGATAAGAATGGAGCACCGGTCTACTGTAATGGAGTTAATAGCCCCATGCCACAATACTACCTTGGAGCTCCTTACATGTACCCTTGGGGCATAGGATGGAACAACCTTCCTATGATGGTGCCAGCTAAAGGTATGTCCGAGTCTGCTTCTCCATCTGAGAGCTGCAGCACTATTCCAGCTCCATGGATGAACTCCCCCTTGATGCCGCCCTCGAGGCTTCCTGCTCCAGCATTTCCATATCCTCTGGTGCCACCTGCACTTTGGGGTTGCTTATCGAGCTGGCCTGCCACGACATGGAACATACCGTGGATCAGAACTAACGACTGCATGTCTCCATCATCATCAAGCAACAGCAGCTGTTCAGGCAATGGGTCTCCTCTGGGTAAACATTCCAGAGACTCTCACCCActgagagaggaaaaagaggagaaatCATTATGGATTCCCAAGACGCTCCGTATCGATGATCCAGATGATGCAGCAAAGAGTTCAATATGGGCCACCCTCGGCATCAAACCTGGCGACCCTGGCATCTTCAAACCATTCCAATCCAAAGGCGAGAGCAAGGTCCAGACATCAGACTCTCGTCCTGCTCGTGCTCTGCAGGCGAATCCAGCAGCGATGTCGCGCTCGCAATCTTTCCAGGAGACCTCTTAA